In a single window of the Dinghuibacter silviterrae genome:
- a CDS encoding RHS repeat domain-containing protein, with amino-acid sequence MFRNSAFRALGLFSGIFCFSLASAQVETSNSQIEWSANLSASNSLMSMGVSRDSVSVDQFTGMATALIPLCTLSGIDLSVPVGLAYTSGNGVRVQDFASDVGLGWQLNAGGSITRTVRGLPDEQDYGYIGIVPNNTVNQPPMGQVINSWLGSNQALTTDEQRAIGGSGAPGSEATEDCEPDLFYVSTPYFSFQFVFDQNGNPVFSNNYGFKVIANNFYLTPNNYGTTSFEVIDDRGNQYYFGANQNDVQNVQTTLFSPTVYTFPTTWYLDKIVTFNSKETITLTYLHGSANDAQNHYMAGNSYYCNTTDNPPLVTGLIQGDATPQVTTLIPPVYVSTITSSQGQVTFNYAWDRKDDANAARLSSVVLTGYDPLSGAYDNTLRTYALNYTYFNQASGDPNQMRLQLENVLLEDNNPQDPPIPLATFGYYTTYNLPSRTAYYAADYFGFYNNGTVASTMTYPSSGKAPNMPYTEADILTDVNDVFGGNWHFTYESNMANNLGTAVSVDGIRVNQLSHNLATGESLTKSYSYLTSGNFSSGQLRVTPYNVTYVSQTTGGSSNAFYTFSETPYILYDPYGNFVTYSTVKVTDQDGGSTVTNFTNYPDQSDAQGLGTLYELDPMTSNAYKRGLLLSQYIYNAAGTLLESVQNTYASQLSQVGQAAWGWHQVNYWYYLLGSTGYVNYDNPLSGAYHTNVDNFALTTTVATKYDMVNSGNTLVTTTSYTYSPNDLSLVHQITTTNSKGNTFTRTIYHPGDAAIPMVANQAESNTITAMATPAVNNLAAVIHQTDSTNTVVTDVHNTYISALNQNIYLGTSTQYVNKAAGRQKNYFFDQSASDLLSSYMTNGMPVSSSYGYNGSFVVAKVNNGTSTTAQSTHTLTSDLYCSSTTPLSITMGYAGTVTLALVYTNLPGSGTYNTTVNFSYTGPTSGSGCLCTSSNSSCGSCGGSSLTLSLLKGTYQISVTSYTNTATGTTNPFIQATYPGPVTNTLTTGFFFEGFEQNHAATLGSAHTGNAYYNGNDTVTWQPPDSRTYLIQWWNLSGGTWNFNQTNYTPNKVLTGPVDDIRIFPSDAQMTTYTYTPMVGKTSETDPAGHSVNYTYDAFGRPQLVMDQDHNILKDYAYSYGSQSQLARIILTNNTSYTTTPDIINLTIDNNTYSFPASNSLGSVVEGYIPYGTHLFTFSCTSANNDNPSSIQYTMNGTAVPCTTSQTAFTVNGDINIIAH; translated from the coding sequence ATGTTCCGCAACTCGGCTTTCAGAGCGCTAGGGCTTTTTTCGGGAATATTTTGTTTTTCCCTTGCATCCGCCCAAGTCGAAACCAGCAATTCGCAAATAGAATGGTCGGCCAACCTGTCGGCCTCCAACAGCCTGATGTCCATGGGCGTGTCCAGGGACAGCGTGTCGGTCGATCAGTTTACAGGGATGGCAACGGCGCTCATTCCCCTTTGCACCCTGAGCGGGATCGACCTTTCTGTCCCTGTCGGTTTGGCCTATACCAGCGGGAACGGGGTGCGGGTTCAGGACTTTGCGTCGGACGTCGGTCTGGGCTGGCAGCTCAACGCTGGCGGCAGTATCACCCGCACGGTCCGGGGACTTCCCGACGAACAGGATTACGGATATATCGGCATCGTGCCCAACAATACGGTGAACCAACCTCCGATGGGCCAGGTGATCAACAGTTGGTTGGGAAGCAACCAGGCGCTCACCACGGACGAACAACGAGCGATTGGAGGTTCCGGTGCACCAGGGAGCGAAGCCACGGAAGATTGCGAGCCGGATCTTTTTTACGTATCCACCCCGTACTTTTCCTTTCAGTTTGTCTTCGACCAAAATGGGAATCCTGTCTTCTCCAATAACTATGGATTCAAGGTCATAGCCAACAACTTTTACCTTACTCCGAATAACTATGGCACAACCTCTTTCGAGGTCATCGACGACAGGGGAAACCAATATTATTTCGGGGCCAACCAGAACGACGTCCAGAACGTGCAAACCACTTTGTTTTCCCCGACCGTCTATACTTTTCCAACGACCTGGTACCTGGATAAAATAGTGACCTTTAATTCCAAGGAAACCATTACCCTGACCTACCTCCACGGGTCCGCCAACGATGCCCAGAACCACTATATGGCAGGGAACTCTTATTATTGTAACACCACGGACAATCCTCCCCTGGTGACCGGGCTCATCCAGGGCGATGCCACGCCCCAGGTGACCACCCTCATCCCGCCTGTGTACGTGAGCACCATTACATCTTCCCAGGGACAAGTGACCTTTAATTATGCATGGGACCGAAAGGACGACGCCAACGCGGCCAGGTTGTCCAGTGTTGTGTTGACAGGCTATGACCCGCTAAGCGGCGCGTATGACAATACGCTGCGGACGTATGCCTTGAATTATACATACTTCAACCAGGCTTCGGGAGATCCCAATCAAATGAGGCTCCAACTGGAAAATGTCCTTTTGGAGGACAACAACCCGCAGGACCCGCCGATCCCCCTGGCGACGTTTGGTTATTATACCACCTATAACCTTCCTTCCCGGACGGCGTACTATGCTGCGGACTATTTTGGGTTCTACAACAACGGGACGGTGGCGTCCACGATGACCTACCCTTCCTCCGGAAAAGCGCCCAATATGCCCTACACCGAAGCGGACATCCTGACGGATGTCAATGACGTTTTTGGCGGGAACTGGCATTTTACATACGAATCCAACATGGCCAACAACCTGGGTACGGCGGTATCGGTGGATGGCATCAGGGTAAACCAATTGTCCCACAACCTGGCTACCGGGGAGAGCCTTACCAAAAGCTACAGCTACCTCACCTCCGGTAACTTTTCTTCGGGACAGTTGAGGGTAACTCCCTACAATGTCACCTATGTTTCCCAAACAACGGGTGGGTCGAGTAACGCTTTTTATACCTTCTCGGAAACGCCCTATATACTATACGACCCTTATGGAAATTTCGTGACGTATTCCACCGTAAAGGTCACGGATCAGGACGGGGGATCTACCGTCACCAATTTTACCAATTACCCGGATCAGTCGGATGCCCAGGGCTTAGGCACCTTGTATGAGCTCGACCCGATGACCAGCAATGCGTACAAACGGGGTTTGCTGTTGTCCCAGTACATCTATAACGCTGCCGGTACACTGTTGGAATCGGTGCAAAATACCTATGCTTCCCAACTTTCGCAGGTCGGACAGGCGGCCTGGGGTTGGCACCAGGTCAACTATTGGTATTATCTCTTAGGTTCGACGGGCTATGTCAATTATGACAATCCTTTATCGGGCGCCTACCACACCAATGTGGATAATTTTGCCCTGACCACCACCGTAGCGACGAAATATGACATGGTCAATTCGGGCAACACCCTGGTAACGACCACCTCGTATACGTATAGCCCCAATGACCTGAGCCTGGTGCACCAGATCACCACTACGAATTCCAAGGGCAATACTTTTACCCGGACGATCTACCACCCGGGTGACGCAGCAATACCGATGGTAGCCAACCAGGCGGAGAGCAACACCATCACCGCGATGGCAACCCCGGCGGTGAACAATCTGGCGGCTGTCATACATCAAACCGATTCGACGAATACCGTAGTTACAGATGTCCATAATACCTATATCTCCGCGCTGAATCAGAATATTTACCTGGGAACCTCGACGCAATATGTGAACAAGGCCGCCGGGAGACAAAAGAACTACTTCTTTGATCAATCGGCGTCGGATCTGCTTTCTTCCTATATGACCAACGGCATGCCGGTATCCTCCTCTTATGGGTACAATGGATCTTTTGTTGTGGCGAAGGTCAACAACGGCACCTCCACTACCGCGCAGTCGACCCATACGCTGACCTCCGACCTGTATTGTTCGTCCACCACCCCCCTGTCGATCACGATGGGCTACGCGGGAACGGTGACACTCGCCCTGGTGTACACCAACCTTCCGGGCTCCGGGACTTACAATACAACGGTCAATTTTTCCTATACCGGGCCAACCTCGGGCAGCGGTTGCCTGTGTACCTCCTCGAACAGTTCCTGCGGGAGCTGCGGCGGAAGCTCGCTTACGCTGAGCCTGCTCAAAGGCACCTATCAAATATCCGTCACCTCCTATACCAATACGGCAACGGGGACGACCAATCCTTTCATACAAGCCACCTATCCGGGGCCGGTTACGAACACCCTTACGACCGGGTTCTTCTTTGAGGGATTCGAGCAAAACCACGCCGCCACCCTGGGGAGCGCCCATACCGGTAATGCTTATTATAACGGCAATGATACGGTTACCTGGCAACCGCCGGACAGCAGAACCTACCTTATTCAATGGTGGAACCTTTCCGGCGGCACCTGGAACTTCAACCAAACCAACTATACACCCAATAAAGTGTTGACCGGCCCGGTGGATGACATCCGCATTTTCCCCTCCGACGCCCAGATGACCACCTATACCTACACGCCGATGGTGGGCAAAACCTCCGAGACGGATCCCGCCGGACATTCCGTCAACTATACGTACGATGCCTTTGGAAGGCCACAGCTGGTGATGGACCAGGACCATAATATCCTCAAAGACTATGCGTACAGCTATGGCTCCCAATCCCAGCTTGCCCGGATCATATTGACCAACAACACGAGCTATACGACGACCCCCGACATCATCAACCTGACGATAGACAACAATACCTACTCCTTCCCGGCCAGCAACAGCCTTGGGTCGGTGGTGGAAGGGTATATTCCTTATGGTACGCACCTGTTCACCTTTTCCTGCACCAGTGCCAACAACGACAACCCGTCATCCATCCAGTATACGATGAACGGGACCGCCGTCCCCTGTACGACTTCCCAGACGGCATTTACGGTGAACGGAGACATCAACATCATTGCCCATTAA